In the genome of Fluviispira vulneris, one region contains:
- a CDS encoding glycoside hydrolase family 15 protein — MSENYSSIVASANILACLGEDGQLKGLFWPFKDAHHSHLNFSICGLAIDGESIWLDKIRDGLSISFFAKENALAVHWNIQHPRFQNIEIIKRVIPNGSALIEQWSFEIPIEFADKKIQLWLLSSWKMHNEKRFQAVYSETGEDLIFAYNSNYWVGIAACNDSQFSHFQYVRAIQAQNSTTMGEMIDLFLRDPNHFRRIEMGQVYAAACTQPLTLTQSLENNNLFTAKISIIYEFGFQQEEVEQKFALYLDKDPSINIPNEPLNKNKIEDQRQKILSNLEIKKQYLKDVSLSVLKSLTDQNGGILAAPECDSDFKHSGGYGFIWPRDAAFCALSLIKCGYIEDARPILQFLCQIQSQSGDYFQRFDSQGNKAPSWCELQADQIGLVIVALTEFIRYEKNDKFLLCIKKGVQKLINDFNEKGSLQNSFDLWEEFYGLHFYSHICAHSALVNTLPLFPELKEDIKNSIKNCENFCYNHLYVTKQKRFARGVDPHNNRDLRADISLLSCIFPFNEFPIEDALKISIFEFCYDKLSTKMGALRYENDIYMGGNSWILSGFWLAQAALSLAHLKPEFQKIAQDIFEKTLNLSNEAGYFPEQIHSVTGKALWVVPLAWSHAFYLWTNENFKKIK, encoded by the coding sequence ATGTCCGAAAACTATTCAAGCATCGTCGCCTCAGCCAATATCCTCGCCTGTCTTGGTGAAGATGGACAACTAAAAGGACTTTTTTGGCCCTTTAAAGACGCACACCATTCGCATCTCAATTTCTCAATTTGTGGATTAGCAATAGATGGCGAAAGCATTTGGCTTGATAAAATTCGCGATGGGCTTAGTATATCTTTTTTTGCAAAAGAAAATGCCTTAGCTGTCCATTGGAATATCCAGCATCCACGCTTTCAAAATATTGAAATAATAAAAAGAGTAATTCCTAATGGGTCTGCTCTCATAGAACAATGGTCTTTCGAAATACCAATAGAATTTGCGGACAAAAAAATTCAGCTTTGGTTATTATCAAGCTGGAAAATGCACAATGAAAAAAGATTTCAAGCTGTTTATTCAGAAACTGGAGAAGACCTAATTTTCGCTTACAATAGCAATTATTGGGTTGGAATTGCTGCCTGTAATGATTCCCAGTTCTCTCATTTCCAATACGTCCGAGCAATCCAAGCGCAAAACAGCACAACCATGGGAGAAATGATCGATCTTTTTTTACGCGACCCCAATCACTTTCGTAGAATTGAAATGGGTCAAGTATATGCAGCTGCTTGCACTCAACCACTCACTCTCACACAATCGCTAGAAAATAATAATTTATTTACTGCAAAGATCTCAATTATTTATGAATTTGGCTTTCAGCAAGAAGAAGTTGAGCAAAAATTTGCTCTTTATTTAGATAAAGATCCCTCTATAAATATCCCTAATGAACCTTTGAATAAAAATAAAATCGAAGACCAACGTCAAAAAATATTAAGCAATCTAGAAATAAAGAAACAATATTTAAAAGATGTTTCTCTTTCAGTTCTAAAATCATTAACTGATCAAAATGGTGGAATTCTTGCAGCACCTGAGTGTGATTCTGATTTTAAACACAGTGGTGGATATGGATTTATTTGGCCAAGAGATGCTGCATTTTGTGCTCTGAGTTTAATAAAATGTGGATATATAGAGGATGCGCGTCCCATACTACAATTTTTATGTCAAATACAAAGTCAAAGTGGAGATTATTTTCAACGTTTCGACTCCCAAGGTAACAAAGCACCAAGTTGGTGCGAATTGCAAGCAGATCAAATAGGTCTTGTTATTGTTGCGTTGACTGAATTTATTCGTTACGAAAAGAATGATAAATTTCTCCTCTGTATTAAAAAAGGAGTACAAAAACTAATCAACGACTTTAATGAAAAAGGCTCCCTTCAAAATAGTTTTGACCTCTGGGAAGAATTTTATGGTTTACATTTTTATTCACATATTTGTGCACATTCTGCTTTAGTAAATACCTTACCACTTTTTCCTGAACTCAAAGAAGATATTAAAAATTCAATAAAAAACTGCGAAAATTTCTGTTACAATCACTTATATGTAACAAAACAAAAACGATTTGCTCGCGGAGTTGACCCTCATAATAACCGCGATCTCAGAGCAGATATCTCCCTTTTATCCTGTATATTTCCCTTCAATGAATTTCCAATTGAAGATGCACTCAAAATATCTATTTTTGAATTTTGTTATGATAAGCTTTCGACAAAGATGGGAGCTCTGCGCTATGAAAATGACATCTATATGGGAGGAAATAGCTGGATTCTCTCAGGCTTTTGGCTGGCACAAGCCGCTCTTTCCCTGGCTCATTTAAAACCAGAATTTCAGAAAATAGCGCAGGATATCTTTGAAAAAACTCTTAACCTCAGCAATGAAGCTGGTTATTTTCCAGAGCAAATACATTCTGTAACAGGAAAAGCGCTTTGGGTTGTGCCTCTTGCTTGGAGTCATGCATTTTATTTATGGACAAACGAAAATTTTAAAAAAATTAAATAG
- a CDS encoding GAF domain-containing sensor histidine kinase codes for MQNNPTVSNEELRMQELNNYFVLDTPPDFNLDSLTRIASRICHTPIALISLIDENRQWFKSKVGLDVEETPREISFCTHAIQQDDVFIVANPTEDPRFKDNPLVTGEPYIRYYAGMPLKSHNGYNVGTICVIDQKPNYLDEDKLELLRALSKQVVNYFEIYKKNRELILLRKSIIHDEKLKSVINISSGISQEINNPLSIILGRIYLLESKIKSEHAFEQQDALKDLNSILNASKRISYIINSLCDFSMVSDFEEIKVRDFSEILNQVLILCETKIINSGIYLVIDEIPSVKLKCRPINLAHAFYNVIMNAYEAVLDQEEKWINIKMSCLETDNKNNLIVRILNSGTGMHPNIKKNIMNPLFPTHLLEASMGIDLNLAKWIISDCNGNLIHDDLNEKSTFIIQLPTYVEE; via the coding sequence ATGCAAAATAATCCAACTGTGTCAAATGAAGAATTGAGAATGCAGGAATTAAATAATTATTTTGTTTTAGATACCCCCCCTGATTTTAATCTTGATAGTTTAACAAGAATAGCATCACGTATTTGTCATACTCCAATCGCTCTCATCTCATTAATTGATGAAAACAGACAATGGTTCAAATCAAAAGTTGGACTTGATGTTGAGGAAACTCCAAGGGAAATATCATTCTGCACCCACGCCATTCAACAAGACGACGTTTTTATCGTTGCAAATCCAACAGAAGATCCCCGTTTTAAAGATAATCCTTTAGTAACAGGAGAACCCTACATTCGCTACTACGCAGGAATGCCACTTAAGTCTCATAACGGCTATAATGTTGGAACCATTTGTGTCATTGATCAAAAACCCAATTATTTAGACGAAGATAAACTCGAACTTCTCCGTGCATTATCAAAACAAGTTGTAAACTATTTTGAAATTTATAAGAAAAATAGAGAACTCATTCTTTTAAGAAAATCAATTATTCATGATGAAAAACTAAAATCTGTAATTAATATCAGCTCTGGTATTTCACAAGAAATAAATAATCCATTATCAATTATTCTTGGCCGCATATATTTATTAGAAAGCAAAATAAAAAGCGAACATGCTTTTGAACAGCAAGATGCTTTAAAAGATTTGAATTCTATTTTGAATGCAAGCAAACGTATTTCATATATTATTAATTCTTTATGTGATTTTTCAATGGTTTCAGATTTTGAAGAAATCAAAGTACGAGATTTCTCTGAGATTTTAAACCAGGTGCTCATTCTTTGCGAAACAAAAATTATTAATAGTGGAATATATTTAGTGATTGATGAAATTCCGAGCGTTAAATTGAAATGTAGACCTATTAATTTAGCACACGCATTTTATAATGTCATAATGAATGCATATGAAGCTGTCCTAGATCAAGAAGAGAAATGGATTAATATTAAAATGTCTTGCTTAGAAACCGATAATAAAAACAATCTTATTGTGCGCATCTTGAACAGTGGCACAGGTATGCATCCGAATATAAAAAAGAATATAATGAATCCTCTTTTTCCAACTCATTTATTGGAAGCGTCAATGGGTATCGATTTAAATTTAGCAAAGTGGATCATTTCTGATTGCAATGGTAACCTTATTCACGATGATCTCAATGAAAAGTCTACTTTTATCATTCAGCTTCCAACATATGTAGAAGAATAA
- a CDS encoding NAD(P)-dependent oxidoreductase has protein sequence MEYIFKSIKIEELRKRTYFLYKDAEEVYEKKPLSGIRILHCAPLTFESLCKVEPLVLAGATLTMTGYPNLMDHPEVEDLIIKSNIKYVRDFNYIKNEYDIFLDYNARLLQAGTPKIGTVEFSQLGGEIYKKIHLDYPVISLDDSQTKIIECKYGTSELFVQAFKSITSEDLNNKNVVLIGCGKLGSGLLEILSKKKAKITIIDNKATAFELARYYSAAFIDSKEVEKIKSTLKKAFCVVCSTGINNLISKEYKLNPSDFFDAYLVDMGGADEFGDYFPEERILANKKPINFTLEHPFVMEYIDPIFYAQNLSVYLLLDKMFPFAGFYPFPKELDQQIVNIFERNYLKPSIEWHNMKGIETVDVFKKEY, from the coding sequence ATGGAATACATTTTCAAATCAATTAAAATCGAAGAATTGAGAAAAAGAACATATTTTTTATATAAAGATGCAGAAGAAGTTTATGAAAAAAAACCTCTTTCTGGCATTCGCATTTTGCACTGTGCTCCTTTAACATTCGAAAGTTTATGTAAAGTTGAGCCTCTTGTCCTTGCAGGTGCTACTTTAACAATGACAGGTTACCCTAATTTAATGGATCATCCTGAAGTAGAAGATTTAATCATTAAAAGTAATATTAAATATGTTCGTGATTTTAATTATATCAAAAATGAATATGATATTTTTCTCGATTATAATGCCCGCCTTTTACAGGCAGGAACACCAAAAATTGGCACAGTTGAATTTTCTCAATTGGGTGGAGAAATCTATAAGAAGATTCATTTAGATTATCCAGTTATTTCACTTGATGACTCTCAGACAAAAATTATTGAATGCAAATATGGTACGAGTGAATTATTTGTTCAAGCTTTTAAATCAATCACGAGTGAAGATCTCAATAATAAAAATGTTGTTTTAATTGGCTGTGGAAAATTAGGATCCGGATTATTGGAAATTCTATCTAAGAAAAAAGCTAAAATAACCATTATTGACAATAAAGCAACTGCATTTGAATTGGCTCGGTATTACTCTGCTGCATTTATTGATAGTAAAGAAGTTGAAAAAATAAAATCAACTCTGAAAAAAGCTTTTTGTGTCGTATGCTCTACAGGAATAAACAATTTAATATCGAAAGAATATAAATTAAATCCGAGTGATTTTTTTGATGCTTATTTAGTTGATATGGGTGGGGCGGATGAATTTGGAGATTATTTTCCAGAAGAAAGAATTTTAGCAAATAAAAAACCAATTAATTTTACTCTTGAGCATCCTTTTGTTATGGAATATATTGATCCTATATTTTATGCGCAAAACTTATCCGTGTACCTTTTGTTGGATAAAATGTTCCCTTTTGCTGGTTTTTATCCATTTCCAAAAGAACTTGATCAACAAATAGTCAATATTTTTGAAAGAAACTATCTTAAGCCGAGTATAGAATGGCATAATATGAAGGGAATTGAGACCGTTGATGTCTTTAAAAAAGAGTATTGA
- a CDS encoding chitinase, with amino-acid sequence MNFLQFIPFIVSASAFAQQVVPPECYKAISRNAWGTNSTINILAKCTIDFTAGGTIAFKGDHTGTPWGTFPGGWMDFINIPEGYLYKPSTNDSHILNNGDTLILEYSAKTAATHIALYTGANPPPPPVPTYGVLQFTNSTGYNFTAHLNNEDNPQDIVINGTDLTEKTLVGKYYISIPPLNNNGKIFVITAEPNPVILAENQTVNVSFSAKEIVANKIFFPYIETSALTDPTQPKPNGWLYPFSKLSDLVPIGIYNVTLAFVLSDGKCGGDFYSQNYNANLKEQISAFQASGGRVIASLGGANGPYIEEQFIGNHCNVPGEHKEVTLAKAYEKFIDKYNIRYLDFDIEGSAISNTSQVDLRNKAIAVLLNNPKYADVKISYTLPVLPTGVLENSIHLLKNANTNKVVVDRINIMTMDYGAEFPPNRMGDNAIQAAESLHKQITPIYPNASSTELYNKIGITPMIGYNDVRPEVFTLADASQVYIYAQTKGIGLLSFWSLNRDHACESGTVSGVCSGIPTQQPFDFAKKFLGQ; translated from the coding sequence ATGAATTTTTTGCAATTTATTCCTTTTATTGTTTCTGCTTCAGCATTTGCTCAACAAGTTGTCCCTCCTGAATGTTACAAAGCAATTTCTAGAAATGCATGGGGTACAAATTCAACAATAAATATATTAGCTAAGTGTACAATTGATTTTACTGCAGGGGGGACCATTGCATTTAAAGGCGATCATACAGGAACACCTTGGGGAACATTTCCTGGTGGCTGGATGGATTTTATTAATATTCCAGAAGGATATTTATACAAACCCAGCACAAATGACAGTCATATTTTAAATAATGGTGACACTCTTATACTTGAATACTCTGCTAAGACAGCGGCAACACATATTGCATTGTATACAGGTGCAAACCCACCTCCTCCTCCCGTTCCGACTTATGGTGTATTGCAATTTACAAATTCAACTGGTTATAATTTTACTGCTCATTTAAATAATGAAGACAACCCACAAGATATCGTAATTAATGGTACGGATTTAACTGAGAAAACTTTAGTTGGAAAATATTATATTTCTATCCCACCATTAAATAATAACGGCAAGATATTTGTGATAACTGCAGAGCCAAATCCTGTTATTTTAGCAGAAAACCAAACTGTAAATGTATCATTTTCAGCCAAGGAAATTGTAGCCAACAAAATATTTTTTCCTTATATTGAAACCAGTGCTTTAACTGATCCAACGCAGCCAAAACCAAATGGTTGGTTGTATCCTTTTTCAAAACTATCTGATCTCGTTCCAATAGGGATATATAATGTAACACTTGCTTTTGTTTTAAGTGATGGAAAATGTGGTGGCGATTTTTATTCTCAAAATTACAATGCCAATTTAAAGGAACAGATAAGTGCATTTCAAGCAAGTGGTGGCCGAGTTATAGCTTCATTAGGAGGCGCTAATGGTCCCTATATTGAAGAGCAGTTTATAGGTAATCATTGTAATGTGCCTGGTGAACATAAAGAAGTTACTTTAGCTAAAGCCTATGAAAAGTTTATTGATAAGTATAATATACGCTATTTGGATTTTGATATTGAAGGATCTGCAATTTCAAATACAAGTCAAGTAGATTTAAGAAACAAAGCCATCGCAGTGTTATTGAATAATCCAAAATACGCTGATGTAAAAATTTCTTATACACTGCCTGTACTACCAACAGGAGTGCTTGAAAATAGTATTCATTTATTAAAAAATGCAAATACAAATAAAGTTGTTGTTGATAGAATTAATATTATGACAATGGATTATGGAGCAGAATTCCCTCCAAATAGAATGGGTGATAATGCTATACAAGCAGCTGAAAGCTTGCATAAACAAATTACACCTATTTATCCAAATGCAAGTTCAACTGAGCTTTATAATAAAATCGGTATCACTCCAATGATTGGTTACAATGATGTTCGCCCTGAAGTTTTCACACTTGCAGATGCTTCTCAAGTTTATATCTATGCTCAAACTAAAGGAATTGGTTTACTTTCGTTTTGGAGTTTAAATCGCGATCATGCATGTGAGAGTGGAACTGTCTCAGGTGTTTGCAGTGGAATTCCAACGCAACAGCCATTTGATTTTGCAAAAAAGTTTTTGGGTCAATAA
- a CDS encoding lytic polysaccharide monooxygenase auxiliary activity family 9 protein, whose translation MNQFTQRVVFLRFVTFSFSIVPLLSFAHGTIEYPISRVYSCYKEDPEDLKSAACKAVVKENGTNPLYNWNGINQANANGKHKQVVPDGHLCGGGNKMFTGLDLNRSDWNTSFIKPVNDKFTFVYLAAAPHATKYFKFYITKDSYDYSQPLKWSDLEDEPFCTINKVTLTNQRYYMNCDFPENKKGKYLIYNIWQRSDSPEAFYSCSDVYID comes from the coding sequence ATGAATCAATTCACACAAAGAGTTGTGTTCTTGAGGTTTGTTACCTTTTCATTTTCTATAGTGCCACTGCTCAGTTTTGCACATGGTACTATAGAATATCCTATCAGTCGTGTCTACAGCTGCTATAAAGAAGATCCTGAAGATTTAAAATCTGCAGCTTGTAAAGCCGTTGTTAAAGAAAATGGTACGAATCCACTTTATAACTGGAATGGGATTAATCAAGCAAATGCAAATGGAAAACATAAACAGGTAGTACCTGACGGACATTTATGCGGTGGTGGTAATAAAATGTTTACGGGGCTCGACTTGAATCGGTCAGATTGGAACACATCGTTCATAAAACCCGTCAACGATAAATTCACTTTTGTTTACTTAGCTGCTGCACCACATGCAACAAAATATTTTAAGTTCTACATTACAAAAGATTCATATGATTATTCTCAGCCCTTAAAATGGTCTGACTTAGAAGATGAACCCTTTTGCACAATAAATAAAGTTACTTTGACAAATCAAAGATATTATATGAATTGTGATTTTCCAGAAAATAAAAAAGGTAAATATCTTATTTATAATATTTGGCAAAGATCAGATAGTCCAGAAGCTTTTTATTCATGTTCTGATGTCTATATAGATTAA
- a CDS encoding substrate-binding periplasmic protein, producing the protein MTLLKINRIFRFLILLFSLFFFIHLHASTKITAVTEHYPPYNMIENESIVGVSVEIMQELFKRAKVDYTLNIYPWAHSYKLALEEPNTVVFATSRSPVRENLFKWVGPIGESNWVFFKKKGSEIKINTLEDAKKYKIGGYNDDATAEYLKKNGFISGKSLILANNEVQNAFKLEAGRIDLWATGALLGPYISKSEKTGNIVEVFTIKKSELYAAFNKRTDDALIKKLNDLLSQMNKDKTIEKINKKYK; encoded by the coding sequence ATGACGCTTCTAAAAATAAATAGAATATTTAGATTTTTGATTCTTCTTTTTAGTTTATTTTTTTTCATTCATCTTCATGCTTCGACTAAAATAACAGCTGTCACTGAACATTATCCACCCTATAATATGATTGAAAATGAAAGTATTGTCGGTGTTTCAGTAGAAATCATGCAAGAATTATTCAAGCGTGCTAAAGTTGATTACACATTGAATATATATCCTTGGGCACATTCCTATAAATTGGCCCTTGAAGAGCCAAATACCGTGGTTTTTGCCACTTCTCGCTCACCTGTAAGAGAAAACCTGTTTAAATGGGTAGGCCCCATCGGTGAAAGCAACTGGGTTTTTTTTAAGAAAAAAGGCTCAGAAATAAAAATAAACACACTTGAAGACGCTAAAAAGTATAAGATTGGCGGTTACAATGACGATGCCACCGCTGAATATCTGAAGAAAAATGGCTTTATATCTGGCAAATCACTCATTCTCGCCAACAATGAAGTGCAAAATGCTTTTAAACTGGAAGCGGGTCGAATTGACCTCTGGGCAACGGGCGCTTTACTTGGCCCTTATATCAGTAAATCAGAGAAAACGGGAAATATTGTTGAGGTTTTTACAATTAAAAAAAGCGAACTCTATGCTGCCTTCAATAAAAGAACGGATGACGCTCTTATTAAGAAACTCAATGACCTCCTTAGTCAGATGAATAAGGACAAAACTATTGAAAAGATAAATAAAAAGTACAAATAA
- the mnmG gene encoding tRNA uridine-5-carboxymethylaminomethyl(34) synthesis enzyme MnmG, translated as MRSLNYDVVVVGGGHAGCEAALASARMKKKTLLISMSIDRIGQMSCNPAIGGTAKGHLVKEIDALGGEMGAAIDKTGIQYRILNKSKGPAIWSSRAQADMDLYRTYMRKTLEDTPYLDLLQDTVSSLILDENCVYGVKTSLDQIVHSNCVILTTGTFLNGLIHIGERRITAGRAGEPASVELAQALKDYGFQVGRMKTGTTPRLDARSIDFSRLERQDSDPDFVPFSNRTDKITQPLVPCYITYTNEKTHEVIKNHMHLSPLYSGIITGIGPRYCPSIEDKVVKFPDRVSHQIFIEPEGYQTHEIYPNGISTSLPIHVQEEFLRTIAGFENVVLMKPGYAIEYDFVQPTELHPTLETKKIKNLYFAGQLNGTTGYEEAAAQGLIAGINAALRVSGKKPFILSRSESYIGVLIDDLTTLGTNEPYRMFTSRAENRLKLREDNADARLTEYGYQLGLVEDEVYAKFKDRIQKISSERARLKSIWLNPTPELNKKLLENSLPEISTNVTLDAYLKRPEVNVRFLKEAGFVSDYDLRVLRCVEIEVKYEGYIKREETQCDKLRTYDHVWIPQNFNYTLVSGLSKEVVEKLKKHNPSTLGQASRISGITPAAVTLLHTMIDRERSTMPLQ; from the coding sequence ATGCGTTCTTTAAATTATGATGTGGTGGTGGTTGGAGGAGGTCATGCGGGTTGTGAAGCAGCTCTTGCTTCTGCACGTATGAAAAAGAAAACACTTCTTATTTCAATGAGCATCGATCGCATTGGACAGATGTCCTGTAACCCCGCAATTGGCGGAACAGCAAAAGGACATTTAGTAAAAGAAATCGACGCTTTAGGCGGCGAAATGGGCGCTGCCATCGACAAAACTGGTATTCAATACAGAATTTTGAATAAGAGCAAAGGCCCAGCCATTTGGTCGAGTCGCGCACAGGCAGATATGGATCTTTATCGCACATATATGCGAAAAACACTTGAAGACACACCTTATCTTGATCTTTTACAAGATACTGTTTCTTCCCTTATATTAGATGAAAATTGTGTCTATGGGGTGAAGACCTCTCTCGATCAAATCGTTCATTCCAACTGTGTTATTTTAACCACAGGTACATTTTTAAATGGTTTGATTCATATTGGCGAAAGAAGAATCACTGCCGGACGAGCGGGTGAACCTGCAAGTGTAGAGCTTGCTCAAGCTTTAAAAGACTATGGCTTTCAAGTGGGACGGATGAAAACAGGCACCACACCTCGACTTGATGCTCGCTCCATCGATTTCTCCCGTTTAGAGCGGCAGGACAGTGACCCTGATTTTGTTCCTTTTAGCAACAGAACAGACAAAATCACCCAACCTTTGGTTCCCTGTTATATAACATATACTAATGAAAAGACTCATGAAGTTATTAAAAACCACATGCATCTCTCACCACTTTACAGTGGTATCATCACAGGAATTGGCCCACGCTATTGTCCCAGCATTGAAGACAAAGTCGTAAAATTTCCTGACCGTGTCAGTCATCAAATTTTTATTGAACCTGAAGGCTATCAAACCCACGAAATTTATCCAAATGGGATCAGCACGAGCTTGCCCATACATGTGCAAGAAGAATTTTTAAGAACAATTGCTGGTTTTGAAAATGTAGTTCTTATGAAGCCAGGTTATGCAATTGAATATGATTTTGTGCAACCGACAGAATTGCACCCAACTTTAGAAACAAAAAAAATTAAAAATCTTTATTTTGCAGGTCAGTTAAATGGAACAACAGGGTATGAAGAAGCCGCTGCGCAAGGGCTGATTGCAGGTATAAACGCTGCTCTTCGAGTGAGTGGAAAAAAACCGTTTATCTTAAGCCGCTCTGAAAGCTATATTGGCGTTTTAATTGATGATTTGACTACATTAGGGACAAATGAACCCTACCGAATGTTCACAAGTCGAGCTGAAAATAGATTGAAATTACGCGAAGACAATGCTGATGCACGTCTCACCGAGTATGGTTACCAACTTGGATTGGTGGAAGATGAAGTCTATGCAAAATTTAAAGACCGTATTCAAAAAATATCTTCAGAACGTGCACGTTTAAAAAGTATTTGGTTAAATCCAACACCCGAGTTAAATAAAAAATTATTGGAAAATAGTTTACCCGAAATCTCAACAAACGTTACGCTCGATGCATATTTAAAAAGACCCGAAGTGAATGTCCGTTTCCTTAAAGAAGCAGGCTTCGTTTCAGATTACGATCTCCGCGTGTTACGTTGTGTCGAAATAGAAGTAAAATATGAAGGGTATATTAAAAGAGAAGAAACGCAATGTGACAAACTGCGCACATACGATCATGTGTGGATCCCACAAAACTTTAACTATACATTAGTTAGCGGTTTATCTAAAGAAGTCGTTGAAAAACTCAAAAAACACAACCCAAGCACTCTGGGGCAAGCATCGCGTATCAGCGGCATCACTCCTGCAGCAGTTACTTTACTGCACACTATGATCGATAGAGAAAGAAGCACAATGCCCCTTCAATAG
- a CDS encoding dicarboxylate/amino acid:cation symporter: protein MTAVIIPKKRSIYKMPLIYLSMILLGAGCGLSNIEILHSTGLFISDLFIKIFKCISVPIISLSLIVTLSGYNSEKSMKAIWQRTLFYTLSTTLGAATVCAVLYYFIKPSNVNFSQANSAPVVNTDLSYFQHISNIFPANIIAPFLENQVMGVLLISILAGVAIRFIPDVESKKTITNFFKGAHGLFLVLTKWIVAVIPLGLFGFVTATVIQLRDGMDLKGVGEFLAVVVLANIVQGFIILPLWLKWNGAKPFQTMRGMLPALSLAFFSKSSAGTLPVTIESAESNLKLHPTVTRFVLPLCTSINMNGCAAFIFATVIYLMQNNGADITIATMGLWVVIASIAAVGNAGVPMGCFFLSASLLASMNVPITLLAVILPFYSIIDMVETSLNVWSDSCVAKVVNDKLNLNKSVLNKAS from the coding sequence ATGACCGCAGTAATAATACCTAAAAAAAGAAGTATCTATAAAATGCCCCTTATTTATTTATCTATGATTTTGTTAGGTGCTGGGTGTGGCCTCTCAAATATTGAGATTTTACATTCAACGGGTTTATTTATTTCAGATTTATTTATTAAAATATTTAAATGCATCAGTGTGCCCATCATTTCTCTTTCTCTGATTGTAACCCTGTCGGGTTATAATTCTGAAAAATCGATGAAAGCTATCTGGCAACGCACTCTTTTTTATACCTTAAGCACCACGCTCGGAGCTGCGACTGTGTGTGCTGTTCTCTATTACTTTATTAAACCAAGTAATGTGAATTTCTCTCAAGCAAATTCTGCACCTGTTGTGAATACGGATCTTAGCTATTTTCAACATATTTCAAATATCTTTCCTGCGAATATCATTGCTCCTTTTTTAGAAAATCAAGTCATGGGGGTTTTGTTGATTAGCATATTAGCAGGAGTGGCTATTCGTTTTATACCTGATGTAGAATCAAAGAAAACAATTACTAATTTCTTTAAAGGTGCCCATGGTCTGTTTCTCGTCTTAACTAAATGGATTGTAGCAGTCATACCTCTTGGTCTGTTTGGATTTGTAACAGCGACAGTGATCCAATTGCGTGACGGAATGGATTTAAAAGGGGTGGGTGAGTTTTTAGCTGTGGTCGTCTTAGCCAATATAGTACAGGGCTTTATCATCTTACCATTGTGGTTAAAATGGAATGGTGCAAAGCCCTTTCAAACAATGCGTGGAATGTTGCCCGCATTGTCTTTAGCTTTTTTCTCAAAATCATCGGCAGGTACTTTACCTGTAACCATAGAAAGTGCAGAGAGTAATTTAAAACTGCATCCTACAGTCACTCGTTTCGTTTTACCCCTTTGCACAAGTATTAATATGAATGGGTGCGCAGCCTTTATTTTTGCCACTGTTATCTATTTAATGCAAAATAATGGTGCCGACATAACCATTGCTACGATGGGACTTTGGGTGGTAATTGCGAGCATAGCTGCAGTGGGCAATGCTGGGGTTCCGATGGGCTGCTTTTTTCTCAGTGCCAGCCTGCTTGCGAGCATGAATGTGCCAATCACTCTCTTAGCGGTTATATTACCTTTTTACAGTATTATCGATATGGTAGAGACATCCTTAAATGTCTGGTCTGATTCCTGCGTTGCTAAGGTCGTAAATGATAAGTTAAATCTAAACAAAAGTGTCTTAAATAAAGCTTCTTAA